Proteins from a genomic interval of Sander vitreus isolate 19-12246 chromosome 6, sanVit1, whole genome shotgun sequence:
- the sv2a gene encoding synaptic vesicle glycoprotein 2A: MDDDGRYRDGRSDFVRGAKDIAKVAKKQVGKKMGRGVDKMADEYTKRSYKRFEEEDDDEDYGGVPSSNDGGYYRNDSRANDDEGHSDSTEGHDEDDEIYEGEYQGIPRADSGKAGSIDGVTVAQGQQFRDLSAYESERRKDQEELAEQYETILQECGHGKFQWTLYFVLGLALMADGVEIFVVGFVLPSAEKDMCLSEPNKGMLGLIVYLGMMVGAFVWGGLADRIGRRQTLLISLSINSVFAFFSSFVQGYVSFLFCRLASGVGIGGSIPIVFSYYSEFLAREKRGEHLSWLCMFWMIGGIYASAMAWAIIPHYGWSFQMGSAYQFHSWRVFVLVCALPSVAAISALTTMPESPRFYLENGKHDEAWMILKQVHDTNMRAKGYPERVFSVTTIKTVKQMDDLVNLGDGAAWHQKWKIKLSTLFHQVWSNFLTIFSPEYRRTTYMMMAVWFSMSFSYYGLTVWFPDMIKYLQKQDYHSRTKFFAKEKVEHVTFNFTLENQVHRQGEYFNDKFMNLKMRSMVFEDSLFEECYFEDITSSNTFFKNCTFIATLFYNTDLFKYRLVNCKLINSTFLHNKEGCLLSDVSDENNAYMVYFVSFLGTLAVLPGNIVSALLMDKIGRLRMLAGSSVISCVSCFFLSFGNSESAMIALLCLFGGISIASWNALDVLTVELYPSDKRTTAFGFLNALCKLAAVLGISIFTSFVGITKAVPILFASGALAVGSFLALKLPETRGQVLQ; encoded by the exons ATGGACGACGACGGGCGCTACAGAGACGGGCGCTCAGACTTTGTCCGCGGCGCCAAAGACATTGCTAAAGTGGCCAAGAAACAGGTCGGCAAGAAGATGGGGCGTGGCGTGGACAAAATGGCCGACGAGTACACCAAGCGCTCCTATAAACGCTTtgaggaggaagatgatgatgaagactaCGGCGGCGTGCCGAGCAGCAACGACGGCGGATATTACCGCAACGATAGCCGGGCCAATGACGATGAAGGCCACAGCGACTCCACTGAAGGACACGACGAGGATGATGAGATCTACGAAGGGGAGTACCAGGGCATCCCCAGGGCTGACTCGGGCAAGGCTGGCAGCATAGATGGGGTGACAGTGGCCCAGGGGCAGCAGTTCAGGGATCTGTCAGCCTACGAGAGCGAGAGGAGGAAAGACCAGGAGGAGCTGGCCGAGCAGTACGAGACCATCCTGCAGGAGTGTGGCCACGGGAAGTTCCAGTGGACGCTCTACTTTGTCCTGGGGCTGGCGTTGATGGCGGATGGCGTGGAGATCTTTGTGGTCGGCTTCGTGCTGCCCAGCGCAGAGAAGGACATGTGTCTATCTGAGCCCAACAAGGGCATGCTGG GTCTGATCGTGTACCTGGGGATGATGGTCGGGGCCTTTGTGTGGGGCGGCCTGGCTGATCGGATCGGCCGACGGCAGACCCTCCTCATCTCCCTCTCCATCAACAGCGTGTTTGCCTTTTTCTCATCCTTCGTCCAGGGCTacgtctccttcctcttctgccGCCTGGCCTCTGGTGTGGG TATTGGTGGCTCCATCCccatcgtgttttcctattactCTGAGTTCCTGGCTCGGGAGAAGCGAGGAGAGCATCTGAGCTGGCTCTGCATGTTCTGGATGATCGGTGGTATCTACGCCTCTGCCATGGCCTGGGCCATCATCCCACACTACg GATGGAGTTTCCAAATGGGCTCGGCCTACCAATTCCACAGCTGGcgtgtctttgtgttggtgtgtgccTTACCCTCTGTGGCGGCCATCTCTGCCCTCACCACCATGCCCGAGAGCCCCCGCTTCTACCTGGAG AATGGGAAACATGACGAGGCGTGGATGATTCTGAAGCAGGTCCATGACACCAACATGAGGGCCAAGGGTTACCCAGAGAGGGTCTTCTCT GTGACCACCATCAAAACAGTCAAGCAGATGGATGACCTGGTGAACTTGGGCGACGGTGCCGCCTGGCATCAGAAATGGAAGATAAAGCTCTCAACACTTTTCCATCAG GTGTGGAGTAATTTCCTGACCATTTTCTCCCCCGAGTACCGCCGCACCACCTACATGATGATGGCTGTGTGGTTCTCTATGTCCTTCAG CTACTATGGTCTAACAGTGTGGTTCCCCGACATGATCAAGTACCTGCAGAAGCAGGATTACCACTCGCGCACCAAGTTTTTTGCCAAGGAGAAAGTAGAACATGTCACCTTTAACTTCACCCTGGAAAACCAGGTCCATCGCCAGGGAGAGTACTTCAATGACAA gtttatgaacctgaaaatgagatcTATGGTGTTTGAGGACTCGCTGTTTGAGGAGTGTTACTTTGAGGACATCACCTCCAGCAACACCTTCTTCAAGAACTGCACCTTTATCGCCACCCTCTTCTACAACACag ATCTCTTCAAGTATAGGTTGGTCAACTGCAAGCTCATCAACAGCACTTTCCTGCACAATAAAGAAGGCTGCCTGCTCAGTGACGTCAGTGATGAGAACAATGCATACATGGTCTACTTCGTCAGTTTCCTGGGCACCTTGGCTGTGTTGCCGGGCAACATTGTCTCCGCGCTGCTCATGGACAAGATCGGACGGCTGAGGATGCTAG CTGGCTCCAGTGTGATCTCTTGTGTCAGTTGTTTCTTCCTGTCCTTTGGCAACAGCGAGTCAGCCATGATTGCTCTGCTCTGCCTGTTCGGGGGAATCAGCATCGCTTCCTGGAATGCTCTGGATGTGCTGACTGTCGAGCTCTACCCCTCTGACAAGAG AACCACAGCATTTGGCTTCCTCAACGCCCTCTGTAAATTAGCGGCTGTTTTAGGCATAAGCATCTTTACCTCGTTTGTTGGTATCACCAAGGCTGTGCCCATCCTCTTTGCCTCGGGGGCGCTGGCGGTGGGCAGTTTTCTGGCCCTCAAACTACCAGAGACGCGAGGTCAGGTGCTGCAATAG